Genomic DNA from Elgaria multicarinata webbii isolate HBS135686 ecotype San Diego chromosome 2, rElgMul1.1.pri, whole genome shotgun sequence:
TAACACCCCCCTGACCCGCATTTCCTGCCCCGCCACTGCCAAGAAAGTGGGGGgagttttttaaaattgcagttgAGACTGAAGCAAACTAAATTTGTCCCTTCTAAACCTCCATAGCCACTGTGGGGCCCTAGAATGGAAAAATGTAGCTTGAAAACAATTATGGCGGCAAActtcaacttttaaaaacattttttccagttAAGATAAAATAGGTGTATTGGGGATGATGGGCCACAAGCAAGCGTCAtctgtccccctctcccctccccagttgTTGGCCCTCACAATCATCTGTGAGGTATGTAGGTCacaaaaaactatttttaattatcttttacAAGTTATGACAGCAGGGCTGAGATTGAGACAtagagtgattttaaagttgaacTGGGCCTTGAACCCCTTATCACAGGTTCATACCTAACAGTTGTTTGCTAGTTTACATTAGTCTCAAAAGTACTTTACCCAAATAACTTTAGTAAATCTTTTTTGGCTTCTTCCATTACTATGTGCCATTTATAAAGCACATTTCAGTGTAAAAAAgactctatacacacacacacacacacacacacacacacacacacacacacacaccatccctgccacTCTTACAATGACCCTATACAGTGGGCCAGTATGTGGGGGTTACACATGACCCCCTCGTAGGGTCTAGATCTGCTCTCTGCTGTGTTTCCCTGATGAACAACCACTTGATTATTCATCTGTGCCAAAACCTCTTTCTGGTGGTTCAGGGCAGAAGGTTGGCGAGTGGGGCCAAGGCTTGGAGTGGGTTGCGTAGACCCCCTTTATTGAAATTGCAGattgtggggtgggaggaagaagaCTGAGATGGACAGAATAGCAACTTCATGGATGGAAAGCCATCCAGTAACTCCATggctgaggtgaaatttgaacAGCGGACTTACCCTACTTGACATGGTGCTCCACTAATTCTGTTACACTTGAGCCACGTTCTGGTTGTACAGTCATGCTTTCTAAAGAATAATCCTAAGAAAGCTATAAATGGAAGGAATCCCATGATTCCATCCAACTACTGatgtgttttgctttcttttttaaaattttgcagcAATTTCATGCGTCAGGAGTGTCTGGATTCAAGATTTGTATTTGATAGACCTCTTCCAGTGTCTCGACTAGTATCTCTGATTGGAAGcagtatccttttttaaaaaataatgtctgTCTTGGGATACTTATGGTTGTGAATATGATATTCAACTGTTGGGCAACGGTCTTACTGCCATGGACTGGGTCAAGTGTGTTGGCTAATACATTGTCTTTAGGGGAATTACATTAGTACAGGCCATTGGAGGCTCTTTGTTTTGATATAGAAGACATCGGATCCATTGATTCCTGGGAAGTCTCAACTACGGAACAGAGTAATAAAAACTAAACTCAGAAACCCAGCTGCTCTTTGTCAGAAGTACACACTCCCCCCCTGTCTCTcatacacccaccccacccacacattaCGTTATATTTTGCATGTGTGAAATACCATCACTGATCAAATACAATAAAGCTTTTATATCACCTGTCCTCATCTCAAACAGTTTCTACAATGTCATGTATGTTATATACTCTTATTTATTCATCAGGCATTTAGTTTACCCTGAATCCTCTCTACTGTATATTAACAAggctgtttttaaatgttctgcTAGTGGCTGTTTTGAATTTAAATAGTCTGCTTTTACTGTTATATTTGAattctgtatatttgtaaacCTCCTTAGGAACTGTTTTCAAGGCTAAATGATGGTGTAttagaagttttttttaataaaagagtGAACCAGCTATTTGAGACATAATCCTTAGCTTGTTCAAGAAACACAGATACCCACACAGCGCTATGGCAGAAGACCATATGGTGTGGGACTTCTCATTGCAGGCTATGATGTAAGTTCTTTGGGTGCTTTTCATTCATTTTGTAAGAAAGCTGTACTGGAGGATAGGTTGTAAAAATTGTCTTGAGAGTTTTTCATCCCAGAACTTTTAGTATTATCAGCAACCCTGGAAAAAGTTCAGAGTCTTATGCCAGGTCATGAAACAGCATATGATACCACTATCGTATAACTAGATCTTTGCATAGAGAACCAGTGATTTGGAAATGGGGCATCACATACTATATATACTTGTTGCACATGATATATGTACAGTGCATACTGAAATAAAACTGTTCTGAAGATAGCTCTCTGACAACATTCCTCCTAAAacttgccccccttttttttaaggatATGGGCCCCCATATCTTCCAGACCTGCCCTTCTGCAAATTACTTTGATTGCAAAGCAATGTCCATTGGTGCAAGGTCCCAGTCCGCTCGAACTTACTTGGAGCGACACATGACCGAGTTTGCTGACTGTAAGTCTTGGGTCTCTTCAATTTGATTGTAGCATGCTATTTGTTCCCTTTTCTTGTACGTTTTGTGGTTTTCTTGGTGATTTTTTGCTGAACAGATGTTTGGCTACCAATCACGGGCATGGGGAGGGAGTGTTTTGAGACATCCCCTTCACTGCCGGAGAAATGAAGCACTTCTAAATTGGTCATGAGTGTATATATTTTTCAGGTAATCTGAACGAGCTAGTTAAACATGGACTGCGTGCTTTGAGAGAGACACTTCCTGCTGAGCAGGATCTGACAACGAAGGCAAGTGCTGGGACTTTTCTTGGGAGTCTGCCCTGTGATCATGAAATGTAGCTTAACAGTAGCTATGAACCATATGGAGGGGCGATGACTCCTATCTATTTTCATTTATTGTGGGAGACAGCACTCACAACTGACCTGCATCTTGCTTCACCTCTGCTGGCTTACATTCACCTTTAAAACATGGCTTGGTTAAAAAGTATTTCCTGACAGTCTGGCTCTTTTTGCTTTGATCTATGTGGAAATTTGCCATTCTATTTTAGATTTGTTTTGTTGTGGTTGTATGccattttgggtgccatttttgtgACAGAGAAGTGGTCTATTGATATATGTGTATAGATATagatctatacacacacacactcttgagATGTGGAACACCTGTTATAATTAGATACTTATATGGTATGAATTAGCCAAATTTTCATTTATCTTGAACAAGATTGTCATATAAAGTTTTAGTGAATAGTAAAAGCTGTAATCCCAAAAGAAAGTTGAAGTAGTCTCTCACTTTTACAATTGTCATTTAACAGAATGCTTCTATTGGGATTGTTGGTAAAGATATGGAGTTCActatttatgatgatgatgatgtggcatCATTCCTTGAAGGCCTTGAAGAAAGACCACAGAGAAAGGTACGCACGTGTAATAGATTACAATCACATTTGTAGAATGCTTTGTTTTACTGTTTCTCTGAGCTATGTTTTCTTTTACCCCAAATTTTTTTTatggcaactttttttttatcttgacTTGCAGTGACTGTGCTCATTTGTTAAGATCTTCACCAGAGGCCCTTATCTAGGCTTCCCCATCTTCAGAGATTGGGGTTGTGGTGATCAGAGAGAAACTTTTGGGATGTGGCATCCCATCTGTCAAATGTTCTCCCCACTGTAATTTTCCTGGTttttactctgttgtttttggtgccaggcaaagacatttctaCTGGTCCAGGCTTTTAAAACAACCAGCCTTCTCCAGTTTTTAAACTCTGAAGAAATATGTGTCCTCTACTGTCCCgttgttgctatttttaaagCTTTGCATGAATggacttcctttccttcctcctactCCTGTGCCCCTCAAAACTTCTTTGGAGGGACCTCCAACCGTCTAGAGAAGATTTGTGGTGTGTACAGGGGACTGCAAGGAGGAGAGGGAATCTGTTGTGCCAACAGTGTCCATTCCATTGGCATTGGATTTCACcttcactgttttaattgttctaagtatatttttaatgtttttatggacggctggctagggaatggctgcctattcactacccggccaggtttaaggttcttgtacttgtgtacaaagccctaaacaacttgggaccaggatacctaagagagcgccttctcccttaccaacctgcccggtcactgaggtca
This window encodes:
- the PSMA1 gene encoding proteasome subunit alpha type-1; the encoded protein is MFRNQYDNDVTVWSPQGRIHQIEYAMEAVKQGSATVGLKSKTHAVLVALKRAQSELAAHQKKILYVDNHIGISIAGLTADARLLCNFMRQECLDSRFVFDRPLPVSRLVSLIGSKTQIPTQRYGRRPYGVGLLIAGYDDMGPHIFQTCPSANYFDCKAMSIGARSQSARTYLERHMTEFADCNLNELVKHGLRALRETLPAEQDLTTKNASIGIVGKDMEFTIYDDDDVASFLEGLEERPQRKTAQPAEDTAEKAEEPMEH